A segment of the bacterium genome:
CTGAACTTTGCGGAAAGCAAAATTTTATATCTGCAGCTCCTGTAAATTTGCTATTTTGTATCGATTGGCATCGTATTGAAAGATGGGCCAAGCTTGAAGCAGCTCCATTTACTGCTACCAGTTCTTTTCGCCATTTTTGGATATCTTTTCAGGATACAATTATTTGTGCGCAAAATATCTGTACTGCTGCAGATTCGTTAGGATTAGGTTCAGTTTATGTTGGCACTGTTCTTGAATCTTTTCTCGAAATTAAGGAGCTGTTTCAGCTACCGAAGGGTGTATTTCCCGTTGTACTGCTTTCACTTGGGTATCCTGAGAGCAGAGCTCTTTCAAGGCAAAAACTTGGCGTAGATGTGATTGTCCATAATGAAAGATACCATGAAATAACAGACCAAAAACTTGTAGATGTTTTTAACGAAAAGTATTATGGTTTGAAAATGAAAATAACCGAGGAACAACTCAACACAATTGCAAGTGTTGCCAGAGAAGTTCATGGCGAAGGGTTTGCTAAAAAGTGCGTAGAGCAGATTAGAAAAAATGGATATATAAATTGGGCGCAGCGGTATTTTGGTCTTCATTATCCTGCCAATTATATGCCGAAAGGTAACGATATCTACATGAAATTAATGGAAGAGTTTGGATTCAATTGGTTTAAGAAATATTATCCACTTGAAGATAAAGAAAAATAATTGCAAAAACTTCATTATTATTTTAGTTACTTTATTTTAATATCTGAAATTACTGTATATCTTTCTTGCAATACGGAACTTTTTTACGAGTTGCCTGTCTAAAAGAAAAGGAGGTATTGAGAATGAAAAGGATAATTAGTAATCGCAAATTGAGGTTTGCCATTGTGGTACTTATTGTGGGGATGATGTTGATCAGTGGGTGCAATAAGCAGCCAGTGTCCGATCAAGAGCCATCTACGCTGAAGACGGAGCCTGTTGATTTGTCTGACATACAAACAGAAAAATTAAGCTTTGTGAAACACTACTTTTTGGAGTCTCTTGATATAACAGTACAAGTTCCTCAGTACAATTTGCCGCTTGAGACAAGCAGGATTTCAAACTTTAATAGTTTTCTGTCAGAGATTGAATTAAGCAACGAAGCGCTTAAAAAATTACAAGCGAACGGTTTTGTTGTTATTGATAATCCATTTAACCCCGGCGAAGAAGATATTACGGAGCCATATAAGAACTTGAAAGAGGTAGAAACGCCTATTTTTATTACATCTGATTCTTTACTGCATCTTTACCATATCCAGTTTGATGAAACTTTAAGGCAGATAGAAGAGCGTGAATTTTACGATGATATATGGAATATCAGCAAAATTTTATTAGAAGATTCGATTGAGAAATATAAGAATTCTACAGGAGACCTGAAGGAGGCATCAAGGAGAAGCGTTGCGTATTTTGCAGTTGGCCTTGAGCTTTTGAAACCAAAAATAGACCAGGTCAAAAGAAGCGAGGAGGGCATGCAAGATGATGCATTTTTTACTCCCGAAGAAGGGAAAGAATATACTTTTATAGTTCCTGATTTCGTAAAAGGAGATGTTGAAGAGGAATTAAAATTAATAGCAAAACACGAAGGATTCCATGAATCGCCAATTTTTATTTACAATGAAGATTATTCGCAGTATGTGCCGAGAGGGCATTA
Coding sequences within it:
- a CDS encoding nitroreductase family protein translates to ELCGKQNFISAAPVNLLFCIDWHRIERWAKLEAAPFTATSSFRHFWISFQDTIICAQNICTAADSLGLGSVYVGTVLESFLEIKELFQLPKGVFPVVLLSLGYPESRALSRQKLGVDVIVHNERYHEITDQKLVDVFNEKYYGLKMKITEEQLNTIASVAREVHGEGFAKKCVEQIRKNGYINWAQRYFGLHYPANYMPKGNDIYMKLMEEFGFNWFKKYYPLEDKEK